From the Plasmodium vivax chromosome 5, whole genome shotgun sequence genome, one window contains:
- a CDS encoding hypothetical protein, conserved (encoded by transcript PVX_089215A), giving the protein MGNTLYSSTGCSSTQLDDIYGKYLNNLYNIYSYLFKYEHFVFMNCYALNSFCHVLEGINNNEGHVLIKVFKMRCETQKIKRILYTLKFLFSFDLFPNVLPYNRMSVYENNIYIYRTFVFKSLDHYLFNERNNKPFSHFILFQIFLAIIQLHSLGIYHGHIKSENFLLQNNMHILLTDISILNKYLYFIPGVRCEDQRSGLLQRRQRLQDDIFNLGILVLEILLSDKSVSYAFVKEDYQDKDVCNFHRGRSRQGMIHFVGNKKGADKSLGKGKSNGKVKRRKKKEDKDSRFTSSGSVESGDRLIDLSVKKTSHNFVHALSLPFINKRIKNEEENYFQENKHVKLNIHKYRHYNYHYINSVNYINIYNDFYNSGTLHPVSESNSRRESLTCGGNLKSETLYKSRTVLYGGRGEDGSNSLGEEPHAYSDYEVVGGEPKGGRRKGATYGRLDLRAPRDWGSASSSEAGDPPVERPPGGAAEVVTKEVGAAEVVTKEVGSAECAGAAPPRRRGRQAERREKGVPYKIWKIANVAKHPFIVYSLINHFFLQKNKNIFKIFKYWSYHIFPSTYKYVFFPLTILQLHPVFKNADMFILLLHFNLPFILFHLDLFAQKERDKYEMLKMGGSQHGEDAKGACRMHQRSCHARPSLRSAQEGKEAQGRTRKSRKARQTGWYAGRLAHFVDVVGEFTTGVNHRQMETYIRGSDLGDHVKTQLLQQWRAHRREAKGGSGRTGGAYHSTCHFPFPTLSYQNAHEFYRNFLAFYKTLFNAIFHEDQSYIDVFGGLETCKRGIYAPLFRAAPIRRSNSNGRSSPSSRSSRSGCRPPKWRFNEDALQLANMIIVSYHSLAYEATKLLCLEMLYCIIYHLNDSALNREVASFLLFCLNKSGEKLKVIIIKSFYRIMHNENAYEHMYPYVQKFLPSFFSLKDSKEKMEKYFFVKYLPLVANVTIQYIYNVSLLKRGSTKQKQNFKGEQDEQKTGPDEITISEVKHMDMLKTLRNQLVNILKYATDETLLFEFYEHLITFCKIMSKKWVKIYILPYLLANIYRTKNGFIRAVSIRITLRIMSYINDSETYRMICGYVNPILFEGNELAILFLLSECNILLQKNARRGARSSAVPPSGRQSGRGERGERSERNKMRLLFAHKLKLNHLRNHPSVAIRNLVHAVQANLLQMPT; this is encoded by the exons ATGGGGAACACGCTCTACAGCAGCACGGGGTGCAGCTCCACCCAGCTGGACGATATCTACGGCAAGTACTTAAATAACCtttataacatttatagCTACTTGTTTAAGTACGAGCACTTTGTCTTTATGAATTGCTACGCGTTGAATTCCTTTTGCCACGTTTTGGAG ggcATCAACAACAACGAGGGGCACGTGCTCATAAAGGTGTTCAAGATGAGATGCGAGACgcaaaagataaaaagaaTTCTGTACACGCTCAAGTTCCTCTTCTCTTTTGACCTCTTCCCAAATGT GCTGCCCTACAACCGAATGAGCGTGTACGAAAACAACATTTACATCTACAGAACGTTTGTGTTTAAGAGTCTGGACCACTACCTCTTCAACGAGAGGAACAACAAGCCCTTCAGCCACTTCATCCtgtttcaaatttttctGGCGATTATCCAGCTGCACTCGCTGGGCATCTACCATGGCCACATCAAGAGCGAAAACTTTCTCCTGCAGAACAACATGCACATCCTCCTAACGGATATAAGCATTTTGAACAAGTACCTGTATTTCATTCCCGGCGTTAG GTGCGAAGACCAGCGGAGCGGCCTGCTGCAGCGGCGGCAGAGGCTGCAGGACGACATCTTCAACCTCGGGATTTTGGTGCTGGAAATTCTGCTCAGCGATAAAAGCGTCTCGTACGCCTTCGTGAAGGAGGATTACCAGGACAAGGACGTTTGCAACTTCCATAGGGGGAGGAGCAGACAGGGGATGATCCATTTTGTggggaataaaaagggggcagaTAAATCCCTCGGGAAAGGCAAATCCAATGGAAAggtgaaaagaagaaaaaaaaaagaagataaagatAGCCGTTTTACCAGCAGTGGAAGTGTGGAAAGTGGGGACCGCCTCATAGACCTATCGGTGAAGAAGACGAGCCATAACTTCGTGCATGCACTGTCTCTaccatttataaataaaagaataaaaaatgaagaggagaaTTATTTCCAAGAAAACAAACACGTGAAATTAAATATTCACAAATATAGGCACTACAATTACCACTACATTAACAGCGTGAATTAcattaacatttataatgaCTTCTATAACAGTGGGACTTTGCATCCTGTGAGTGAAAGTAACTCTCGAAGGGAAAGTCTCACTTGTGGGGGCAACCTTAAGAGTGAGACTCTCTATAAGAGCAGGACTGTTCTTTatgggggaaggggggaggatGGGTCCAATTCGCTGGGGGAGGAACCACATGCGTACAGCGATTACGAGGTGGTCGGGGGGGagcccaagggggggaggaggaagggggCCACTTACGGCAGACTGGATTTGCGCGCGCCGCGCGACTGGGGCTCCGCCAGCTCCAGCGAGGCGGGGGACCCGCCGGTGGAGCGCCCCCCAGGTGGCGCTGCAGAGGTAGTCACGAAAGAAGTGGGCGCTGCAGAGGTAGTCACGAAAGAAGTGGGCTCTGCCGAGTGCGCCGGAGCggcccccccgcgcaggcgCGGCAGACAGGCGGAGCGAAGAGAAAAGGGAGTGCCCtacaaaatttggaaaatagcCAACGTGGCCAAGCACCCCTTCATCGTCTACTCCCTCATCAATCACTTCTTCCTacagaagaacaaaaacatttttaaaatatttaaatactGGTCCTACCACATCTTCCCGAGCACATACAAATACGTGTTTTTCCCGTTGACCATTTTGCAGCTGCACCCTGTGTTTAAGAACGCCGACATGTTTATCCTGCTGCTTCATTTTAACTTgcccttcattttgtttcacTTGGATTTATTTGCGCAAAAGGAGAGGGACAAATATGAGATGCTGAAGATGGGGGGAAGTCAACATGGGGAGGATGCGAAGGGCGCCTGTAGGATGCATCAGCGCAGCTGTCACGCGCGCCCCTCGTTAAGGAGTGCACAGGAAGGGAAGGAGGCGCAGGGGAGAACGCGGAAATCGCGGAAAGCGCGGCAAACGGGGTGGTACGCGGGTCGCCTGGCCCACTTCGTGGACGTGGTTGGGGAGTTCACCACGGGCGTCAACCATAGGCAGATGGAGACCTACATCAGGGGAAGCGACTTGGGGGACCACGTGAAGACGCAGCTGCTGCAGCAGTGGCGCGCGCACAGGCGAGaggccaagggggggagcggtcgAACCGGTGGAGCGTACCACTCGACGTGCCACTTCCCCTTTCCCACCCTGTCGTACCAGAACGCCCACGAGTTTTACAGAAACTTCTTGGCCTTCTACAAGACGCTGTTTAATGCGATTTTCCACGAGGACCAAAGCTACATTGATGTGTTTGGCGGCCTGGAGACCTGCAAGAGGGGCATTTACGCGCCCCTCTTTCGGGCCGCCCCCATCAGGCGGAGTAACTCCAATGGGCGGAGCAGTCCGAGCAGTCGAAGCAGTCGAAGCGGCTGCCgcccccccaagtggaggTTCAACGAAGACGCACTCCAACTAGCGAACATGATAATCGTCTCGTACCACTCCCTCGCGTACGAGGCGACCAAGCTGCTGTGCCTCGAAATGCTCTACTGCATAATTTACCACCTCAACGACAGCGCCCTCAACAGGGAAGTGGCGTCCTTCCTACTTTTctgcctgaacaagtcaggtgaaaaattaaaagttaTAATCATCAAATCGTTTTACAGAATTATGCACAACGAAAATGCCTACGAGCACATGTACCCCTACGTGCAAAAATTCCTgccctcctttttctccctcaaagatagcaaagaaaaaatggaaaaatatttttttgtgaaatatttACCGCTTGTCGCCAATGTGACCATtcagtacatatataatgttaGCCTGTTAAAGAGGGGGAGTACAAAGcagaaacaaaattttaaggGGGAGCAGGATGAACAGAAGACGGGCCCTGATGAGATTACCATCTCGGAAGTGAAACACATGGACATGTTAAAAACACTTCGCAATCAGTTggtgaatattttaaaatacgcCACTGACGAAACTTTGCTGTTTGAGTTTTACGAGCATTTGATcaccttttgcaaaattatgagcaaaaaatgggtcAAAATTTACATCCTCCCGTATTTATTGGCAAATATTTACAGGACGAAAAATGGCTTTATCAGAGCTGTGTCCATTCGGATCACCCTGCGAATTATGTCCTACATTAACGACAGTGAAACGTACAGAATGATTTGTGGCTATGTGAACCCTATTCTGTTCGAAGGGAACGAATTGGCcattctttttctgctttccGAGTGTAACATCCTCCTGCAGAAAAATGCGCGCAGGGGGGCGCGCTCCTCTGCGGTTCCTCCGAGTGGCCGCCAAAGCGGAAGGGGTGAACGCGGCGAACGGAGCGAACGGAACAAAATGCGCCTGCTCTTCGCGCACAAACTTAAACTAAACCACCTCCGCAACCACCCCTCTGTCGCCATTCGCAATTTGGTACACGCAGTCCAGGCCAATCTGCTCCAAATGCCCACCTAA
- a CDS encoding hypothetical protein, conserved (encoded by transcript PVX_089220A) → MEVLQKMQRMDRRIMEMRNLRKLMDEKLDIDLKGDVGNYMNALANLHILEKKKKNSKLVVSSEELRSCANKKGRRRSRNSVSSSMGGRGRSSENGNSNSNGSGGGSRGSGGGSGGSGGYSGGNGDDPDDHDDEEKGTPQSNDDQDSDKPKKEKKEKKKTEGRESEEEASEGADELTEETRDDAGEVTQGKKLEQLKLVGDVQLNVAPEMGNAQMSAEEAQEKTANTDEDNDIINMINDNASSIRDYSFEDSHIKACLSDNNSGVHRISAEEAQKIGKKIVSNPFTTSSCEGEAEEQYAQGDNLGESGTMQKEGENFAASQLRRYKTEAINKCIQRQQTKIKLNSVLTELKFKREHHGEYPQGKDSQEHSPPGGDMNDGSEGMPPHNGNSLTNNQQYGSHNNSYEQKYTDFVKHYVTHVGNFYRDVAKPQVEKMMNTQSQSFGLKHLYRSAADSAYTYGSSEFNRSLSTSMQDGDTKREAENCNFTNYLTCSGDKEINRYFEENMNCMAEPLAEMKKYMPAHLGYYEKFNYSKAMDSIRNYDCTNAKGYLKDYDCVQTARAFVEENSCGGGVARVKEHVSLEKVKQHVSLEKVKQHVSLEKVKQHVSLEKVKKHVTLENLKRHVTLEKVKQHVNLAGVAKRINIRSVAEHMNVEQLKQRLDAEGLLSAKCFDESYDILGEAYKNYVNRYIQEVKKSLREKKEQYALNPNCNVENANCNAQLMNNGFVKLAAKNIRNLGRVYSKSKNHLHWNKHKRYIVFNHRKYVGLLDTCYKKRVQSVKKKIEVNKEFFNNYFNACTIDCNSNRYMGSNDLSKSAASLFDYGNIEVNSFEQANSLNLADMRLPSLFKTSASANLQRGNSNAGSEMVGSARGNSQEGVSRSNGDTGGDEGEDTYGDTYGDTYGDTYGDNYDDADLDDEQVNIPCFPQKQNRLKHLKGVLPDSGGVESDIIYDQQKNVFFDFNDNAYVHVKGNLYFNAKDKLFYEIEFADEFSYEKVRKGLFQLGHFLITEKYAPCKLIMRLCTQFNAFMHSFLGVRRYNVFYADRENLVEIIIK, encoded by the coding sequence ATGGAGGTactgcaaaaaatgcaacgaATGGACAGGCGGATAATGGAGATGAGAAATCTGCGAAAATTGATGGACGAGAAGCTAGACATTGACCTTAAGGGGGACGTGGGAAACTACATGAACGCGCTAGccaatttgcacattttggaaaaaaagaaaaaaaattccaaattGGTGGTGAGCTCGGAGGAACTGAGAAGCTGCGCCAACAAAAAGGGCCGAAGGAGATCGAGAAACAGCGTCTCGTCGAGCATGGGCGGGCGCGGAAGGAGCAGCGAAAATGGGAATAGCAACTCGAACGGTAGCGGCGGGGGAAGCCGAGGAAGTggtggaggaagcggtggaagcggcgggtACAGCGGAGGGAACGGCGACGACCCTGACGATCACGATGACGAGGAAAAGGGAACTCCCCAGAGTAACGACGACCAAGACAGTGACAAACccaagaaggagaaaaaggagaagaagaaaacggaAGGCCGCGAATCAGAAGAGGAGGCGTCCGAGGGGGCAGACGAACTGACCGAAGAAACGCGCGACGATGCGGGCGAAGTGACTCAAGGGAAGAAGCTCGAGCAGCTAAAGTTGGTGGGGGACGTGCAGCTGAACGTGGCCCCCGAAATGGGGAATGCACAGATGAGCGCAGAAGAGGCACAGGAAAAAACAGCGAACACGGATGAGGACAACGATATTATTAACATGATTAACGATAACGCCTCGTCCATTCGGGATTACAGCTTTGAAGATTCGCACATCAAGGCCTGCCTGTCAGACAACAACTCGGGGGTGCATCGCATATCTGCAGAGGAGGCCCAAAAgatcggaaaaaaaatcgtgaGCAACCCGTTTACGACCAGCAGTTGCGAGGGAGAGGCGGAGGAACAGTACGCGCAGGGAGACAACCTGGGGGAGAGCGGCACAATGCagaaagagggagaaaacTTTGCGGCCTCCCAGCTCAGGCGCTACAAGACTGAAGCCATCAACAAGTGCATCCAGAGGCAGCAGACGAAGATAAAGCTGAACAGCGTGTTGACCGAGCTGAAGTTTAAGAGAGAACACCATGGTGAGTACCCCCAGGGGAAAGACTCGCAAGAGCATAGTCCACCTGGAGGAGACATGAACGATGGTTCGGAGGGCATGCCGCCACACAATGGAAATTCCCTTACCAATAATCAGCAGTATGGAAGCCACAACAACAGCTATGAACAAAAGTACACCGATTTTGTGAAACACTACGTAACGCACGTTGGAAATTTCTACAGAGATGTAGCCAAACCACaagttgaaaaaatgatgaacacACAGTCGCAATCGTTTGGACTAAAACACCTGTATAGGAGTGCAGCAGATTCGGCGTACACCTATGGCAGTTCCGAATTTAACAGATCCTTGTCTACCTCCATGCAAGATGGAGACACAAAGAGGGAAGCTGAAAATTGTAATTTCACAAAttacctgacctgttcaggcgaCAAGGAGATAAATCGATACTTCGAAGAGAACATGAATTGCATGGCTGAGCCCCTGGCAgaaatgaagaagtacatGCCTGCCCACTTGGGCTATTACGAGAAATTTAATTACTCCAAGGCGATGGACTCGATTAGGAACTACGACTGCACGAATGCCAAGGGGTACCTAAAAGATTATGACTGTGTGCAGACCGCGCGCGCCTTTGTGGAGGAGAactcctgcggggggggcgtGGCCCGCGTGAAGGAGCACGTCTCCCTGGAGAAGGTTAAGCAGCACGTCTCCCTGGAGAAGGTTAAGCAGCACGTCTCCCTGGAGAAGGTTAAGCAGCACGTCTCCCTGGAGAAGGTTAAGAAGCACGTCACTTTGGAGAACTTGAAGAGGCACGTCACCCTGGAGAAGGTTAAGCAGCACGTGAACCTGGCGGGCGTGGCGAAGCGCATCAACATAAGGAGCGTGGCGGAGCACATGAACGTGGAGCAGCTGAAGCAGCGCCTGGACGCGGAGGGGCTGCTGAGCGCCAAGTGCTTCGACGAAAGCTACGACATCCTGGGGGAGGCCTACAAAAATTACGTTAACAGGTACATCcaggaggtgaagaagtccctgcgggagaagaaggagcagtACGCGCTGAACCCCAACTGCAATGTGGAGAACGCCAACTGCAACGCGCAGCTGATGAACAACGGCTTCGTCAAACTGGCCGCAAAGAACATTCGCAATTTAGGAAGAGTCTACTCCAAAAGTAAAAACCATTTGCACTGGAACAAGCATAAGAGGTACATCGTATTCAACCATAGGAAGTACGTAGGGCTGTTAGATACGTGCTACAAGAAAAGGGTTCAGtcggtaaagaaaaaaatagaagtgAATAAGGAGTTCTTTAATAACTACTTTAACGCGTGCACAATTGATTGTAATAGCAACAGGTACATGGGCTCAAATGATCTCTCCAAAAGTGCTGCTTCTCTCTTTGACTATGGCAACATCGAGGTTAACTCGTTCGAACAGGCTAATTCGCTCAACCTAGCTGATATGCGTCTCCCCTCGCTGTTTAAGACCTCCGCTTCTGCCAACCTGCAGAGGGGAAACAGTAACGCCGGCTCCGAAATGGTGGGAAGTGCACGCGGCAACTCCCAGGAGGGGGTGAGCAGAAGTAATGGAGACACTGGCGGTGACGAGGGGGAAGACACCTACGGAGACACCTACGGAGACACCTACGGAGACACCTACGGAGACAACTACGACGATGCCGATCTGGACGACGAGCAAGTGAACATCCCCTGCTTCCCACAGAAGCAAAACAGACTGAAGCACTTGAAGGGGGTCCTGCCAGACAGCGGAGGAGTCGAAAGCGACATCATTTATGATCAACAGAAAAACGTCTTCTTCGATTTTAACGATAATGCGTATGTGCACGTTAAGGGGAACTTATACTTTAACGCCAAGGATAAATTGTTTTACGAAATTGAGTTCGCCGATGAGTTTTCCTACGAAAAGGTGAGGAAGGGGCTGTTCCAGCTGGGCCACTTCCTAATCACGGAGAAGTACGCGCCCTGCAAGCTCATCATGCGCCTCTGCACCCAGTTTAACGCCTTCATGCACAGCTTCCTCGGCGTGCGACGGTACAACGTGTTCTACGCCGACCGGGAGAACCTCGTCGAGATTATCATCAAGTGA
- a CDS encoding U5 snRNP-specific 40 kDa protein, putative (encoded by transcript PVX_089225A), whose product MEIVQANPQGLVAEEREGGGERKTGLYFPNMLISSHKGEVYSVNFSADGKFIASASFDMTIMVHSVYNECETLSLLRGHKNAVLQAKWCRDDTHICSASADFNAFLWDVENEAKVRSFKGHTSIVNGIDVIDYNLFATCSDDSTVKVWDFRCKKWVHTISYDYPFLAICSDKRGDSLYVSSVDDKISKYSVTSGELGDTFTGHTHYISGLAINNEETVLASLSADETICFWDIQPFPCDEKLLFQLPAPRFNVDYNLIKLSFNRDSLLACGSGDNHLYIYDYKQKMLKYTLPGHSSTINDVAFHPYEEIVASCSSDKTIFLGEL is encoded by the coding sequence ATGGAAATCGTGCAGGCGAACCCGCAGGGGCTGGTCGCGGAGGAGCGggaaggagggggggagaggaaaaCGGGGCTGTACTTCCCCAACATGCTGATAAGCAGCCACAAGGGGGAAGTGTATTCGGTGAACTTCTCCGCCGACGGGAAGTTCATCGCGTCGGCCAGCTTTGACATGACCATCATGGTGCACAGCGTCTACAACGAATGTGAAACGCTGAGCCTTTTAAGAGGCCACAAAAACGCAGTGTTGCAAGCCAAGTGGTGTAGAGACGACACCCACATCTGCAGCGCATCTGCAGATTTCAATGCCTTCCTATGGGATGTagaaaatgaagcaaaagtCAGAAGCTTTAAAGGTCACACGAGCATCGTCAACGGGATTGATGTGATTGATTATAACTTGTTTGCCACCTGTAGTGATGATTCTACAGTAAAAGTTTGGGACTTCagatgcaaaaaatgggttcaTACCATCTCATATGACTATCCCTTTTTAGCTATCTGCTCAGACAAAAGGGGAGATTCCCTTTACGTGTCTTCTGTGGATGATAAAATAAGCAAGTACAGCGTTACCAGTGGAGAGTTAGGAGATACCTTTACAGGCCACACGCATTATATAAGCGGCCTAGCTATCAACAATGAAGAGACCGTCTTGGCATCCCTCAGTGCTGACGAGACCATCTGCTTTTGGGACATCCAACCTTTCCCCTGCGACGAAAAACTCTTGTTTCAACTTCCAGCCCCGAGGTTTAACGTAGATTACAATTTGATTAAACTCTCTTTCAATAGAGACAGCTTGCTCGCCTGTGGAAGTGGAGACAACCACCTGTATATTTACGACTACAAGCAGAAGATGCTCAAGTACACCCTGCCTGGGCATAGCAGCACCATCAACGACGTTGCGTTTCACCCGTATGAGGAGATCGTGGCGTCCTGCTCCTCCGACAAAACGATTTTCCTGGGCGAGTTATGA
- a CDS encoding hypothetical protein, conserved (encoded by transcript PVX_089230A): MMITTAAPPLAAPAKTNWKPPLKGNDARGRSLQNADDDKDDSHGGKNTSQYFKCFVDRARENPGAKEGDLARWVDPQHNSCYCSEEDAEPCSVDDISNSKFAKHLMRKEICDLNERGNKNNLFIVLGNYFTIKCSNLESTTERISQEDLYSYCKSGLPAWDNKHFYEYGNCDRVGSKRGVKKRDVGDPAPSCADLCRDIKALCNSKSSQFYSFEMCAKYYEINQFTADIFNNTFKKFRENCSYFDPTNRGLLLCKHKHIPCEFSNWTEWSACSKSCKDSSYDAEAIRSRKRHLVKEVKYAGKACSIVVNDNNKLTDVDFCDEVPLCTSIEPSSDAPNHRNHAVETSASEKIYNPPFVIPLKEIEKANILNDLNQPDGDVINDHFVSNDSTTLTHCTVTDMSQFEHAREYSEKVKSCACPAYHSPCYFKDVYKSDSWKDSFDRHCAANPTINVLTADFVMLRCDSSVSIRKKEIAINTYIAMTFDCRSPTFRYLFCSKSSESSRTGIFYIIFTCALALISALYLLQLLISERDKWAFLIAGVLRSKRPPRPDHPSPGPSSEGGGDEPGEEGGNDASNDASNQPSNEPCNELSNAGEGTLLAQTLTKGVTLKRGVTLKRGETPLPMG; this comes from the coding sequence ATGATGATTACtaccgccgctccccccctcgctGCCCCCGCGAAGACGAACTGGAAACCACCACTGAAGGGGAACGACGCAAGGGGCAGGTCGCTGCAAAACGCGGACGACGATAAGGACGACTCGCACGGGGGAAAGAACACCAGCCAGTACTTCAAATGCTTCGTAGACAGGGCGAGGGAGAACCCGGGCGCGAAGGAAGGGGACCTGGCCAGGTGGGTCGACCCCCAACACAACTCCTGCTACTGCAGCGAGGAAGACGCAGAGCCGTGCTCCGTGGATGATATTAGCAACTCTAAATTTGCAAAGCATTTGATGCGAAAGGAAATCTGCGATCTGAatgaaaggggaaataaaaacaaccTGTTCATCGTGTTGGGGAATTACTTCACCATTAAGTGCTCCAATTTGGAGAGCACGACGGAGAGGATCAGCCAGGAGGACCTCTACAGCTACTGCAAGAGTGGGCTGCCCGCCTGGGATAACAAGCACTTTTACGAGTATGGCAACTGCGACCGGGTGGggagcaaaaggggggttaAGAAGCGGGATGTGGGGGACCCCGCCCCTTCCTGCGCTGACCTCTGCAGGGACATCAAAGCGCTGTGCAACTCGAAGAGCTCCCAGTTTTACTCCTTCGAGATGTGCGCCAAGTACTACGAAATAAACCAATTCACGGCGGACATCTTCAACAATACCTTCAAGAAGTTTCGGGAGAACTGCTCCTACTTTGACCCCACCAACAGGGGCCTACTCCTGTGCAAGCACAAGCACATCCCATGCGAATTTAGCAACTGGACTGAGTGGAGTGCCTGCTCCAAGTCGTGTAAGGACAGCAGTTACGACGCGGAAGCGATCCGCAGTAGAAAGAGGCACCTAGTAAAGGAAGTGAAGTACGCCGGCAAGGCATGCAGCATAGTAGTGAACGATAATAACAAACTCACAGACGTAGATTTCTGCGATGAGGTCCCTCTTTGCACTTCCATCGAACCGTCTAGCGATGCACCTAACCATCGCAACCATGCTGTTGAGACGTCTGCCTCGGAGAAGATATATAACCCTCCATTTGTGATACCACTTAAGGAGATAGAAAAGGCAAATATCCTAAACGATTTGAACCAACCAGATGGAGATGTAATAAACGACCACTTTGTAAGTAACGACTCCACTACCCTAACGCACTGCACCGTCACCGACATGAGTCAGTTTGAACATGCGAGAGAGTACAGTGAGAAGGTAAAGTCTTGTGCCTGCCCTGCCTACCACTCCCCATGCTACTTCAAAGACGTATACAAATCAGATTCATGGAAAGACTCTTTCGATCGGCACTGCGCAGCCAACCCCACCATAAACGTGCTCACGGCAGATTTCGTCATGCTCAGATGTGATAGCTCTGTTAGCATtaggaagaaagaaattgcCATAAACACTTACATCGCTATGACATTTGACTGTCGCTCTCCTACCTTTCGATACCTCTTCTGCTCTAAGTCCAGTGAATCTTCTCGCACTGGTATTTTTTACATCATATTTACGTGTGCCCTTGCGCTGATCTCCGCTCTGTACCTCCTGCAGCTGCTCATCAGCGAGCGCGACAAGTGGGCCTTCCTCATCGCCGGCGTCCTTCGCTCCAAGCGCCCACCCCGGCCGGACCACCCCTCGCCCGGGCCCTCCTCCGAGGGGGGTGGAGACGAGCCGGGCGAGGAGGGCGGCAACGATGCCAGCAACGATGCCAGTAATCAGCCCAGCAACGAACCCTGCAACGAACTCAGCAACGCTGGGGAGGGAACGCTACTAGCGCAGACGCTCACCAAAGGGGTAACCCTCAAGAGGGGGGTAACTCTTAAGAGGGGTGAGACCCCCCTCCCCATGGGCTAA